One genomic window of Quercus lobata isolate SW786 chromosome 9, ValleyOak3.0 Primary Assembly, whole genome shotgun sequence includes the following:
- the LOC115959989 gene encoding short-chain dehydrogenase TIC 32, chloroplastic-like isoform X1, whose protein sequence is MWPFNRKGPSGFSSSSTAEDVTQGVDGTGLTAIVTGASSGIGTETTRVLALRGVHVIMGVRNMVAGKDAKEAIVKEIPTAKVDAMELDLSSKASVKKFASDFNSSGLPLNILINNAGVMATPFMLSKDNIELQFATNHLGHFLLTNLLLENMKKTSRKSRKEGRIVNVSSEAHRFSYREGIRFDKLNDKSGYSSFAAYGQSKLSNVLHANELARTIKQDDGVEITANSLHPGAIATNLFRQSNIMNGIVNTLGRFVLKNVQQGAATTCYVALHPQVKGVSGEYFSDSNLSKASTQGRDSELAKKLWDFSMNLIK, encoded by the exons atgTGGCCTTTTAACAGAAAAGGGCCATCTGGgttttcatcttcttccacaGCTGAAGATGTTACTCAAGGGGTTGATGGGACTGGTCTCACTGCTATTGTTACAG GAGCATCCAGTGGTATTGGCACTGAAACTACAAGGGTTCTTGCATTGCGTGGTGTCCATGTAATTATGGGGGTCAGGAATATGGTTGCTGGTAAAGATGCCAAAGAAGCAATAGTTAAGGAAATCCCTACAGCTAAAGTCGATGCCATGGAGTTAGATCTTAGTTCAAAGGCGTCTGTGAAGAAATTTGCATCAGATTTCAATTCATCTGGTCTTCCTCTGAACATCCTAAT TAACAATGCGGGAGTTATGGCAACACCATTCATGCTCTCCAAAGACAACATAGAACTACAGTTTGCAACGAATCACTTAG GTCATTTTCTTTTGACCAATCTTTTGTTGGAGAATATGAAAAAAACATCTCGTAAAAGTCGCAAAGAAGGAAGAATTGTCAATGTGTCCTCAGAGGCTCATAGGTTCTCATACCGTGAAGGAATCCGTTTTgataaattaaatgataaatctGG GTATAGCAGTTTTGCTGCATATGGCCAATCAAAGCTTTCCAATGTTTTGCATGCAAATGAGCTTGCGAGAACTATCAAG CAGGATGATGGGGTGGAAATAACTGCAAATTCACTTCACCCAGGAGCAATTGCCACTAATCTTTTTCGTCAGAGCAACATTATGAATG GTATTGTTAATACGCTTGGTAGATTTGTGCTTAAAAATGTTCAGCAG GGAGCTGCGACAACATGCTACGTGGCACTTCATCCTCAAGTCAAGGGGGTGAGTGGCGAGTACTTTTCGGACAGTAACCTATCCAAGGCAAGTACACAAGGTAGGGACAGCGAGTTGGCAAAGAAACTCTGGGATTTCAGCATGAACTTGATTAAATGA
- the LOC115959989 gene encoding short-chain dehydrogenase TIC 32, chloroplastic-like isoform X2, with the protein MWPFNRKGPSGFSSSSTAEDVTQGVDGTGLTAIVTGASSGIGTETTRVLALRGVHVIMGVRNMVAGKDAKEAIVKEIPTAKVDAMELDLSSKASVKKFASDFNSSGLPLNILINNAGVMATPFMLSKDNIELQFATNHLGHFLLTNLLLENMKKTSRKSRKEGRIVNVSSEAHRFSYREGIRFDKLNDKSGYSSFAAYGQSKLSNVLHANELARTIKDDGVEITANSLHPGAIATNLFRQSNIMNGIVNTLGRFVLKNVQQGAATTCYVALHPQVKGVSGEYFSDSNLSKASTQGRDSELAKKLWDFSMNLIK; encoded by the exons atgTGGCCTTTTAACAGAAAAGGGCCATCTGGgttttcatcttcttccacaGCTGAAGATGTTACTCAAGGGGTTGATGGGACTGGTCTCACTGCTATTGTTACAG GAGCATCCAGTGGTATTGGCACTGAAACTACAAGGGTTCTTGCATTGCGTGGTGTCCATGTAATTATGGGGGTCAGGAATATGGTTGCTGGTAAAGATGCCAAAGAAGCAATAGTTAAGGAAATCCCTACAGCTAAAGTCGATGCCATGGAGTTAGATCTTAGTTCAAAGGCGTCTGTGAAGAAATTTGCATCAGATTTCAATTCATCTGGTCTTCCTCTGAACATCCTAAT TAACAATGCGGGAGTTATGGCAACACCATTCATGCTCTCCAAAGACAACATAGAACTACAGTTTGCAACGAATCACTTAG GTCATTTTCTTTTGACCAATCTTTTGTTGGAGAATATGAAAAAAACATCTCGTAAAAGTCGCAAAGAAGGAAGAATTGTCAATGTGTCCTCAGAGGCTCATAGGTTCTCATACCGTGAAGGAATCCGTTTTgataaattaaatgataaatctGG GTATAGCAGTTTTGCTGCATATGGCCAATCAAAGCTTTCCAATGTTTTGCATGCAAATGAGCTTGCGAGAACTATCAAG GATGATGGGGTGGAAATAACTGCAAATTCACTTCACCCAGGAGCAATTGCCACTAATCTTTTTCGTCAGAGCAACATTATGAATG GTATTGTTAATACGCTTGGTAGATTTGTGCTTAAAAATGTTCAGCAG GGAGCTGCGACAACATGCTACGTGGCACTTCATCCTCAAGTCAAGGGGGTGAGTGGCGAGTACTTTTCGGACAGTAACCTATCCAAGGCAAGTACACAAGGTAGGGACAGCGAGTTGGCAAAGAAACTCTGGGATTTCAGCATGAACTTGATTAAATGA